GAGCGAGATTTCCAACCACAGGATCTCCCCGCCTCCAGCATAACACATGTGCTATACGCTTTTATGAATGTGCAGGAGGACGGCACTGTGTACGTTCGCTCGGAAGAAAATAGCAATATCGGAAGCTTCGATCCTAACGCTTCTTAGATTCACGGGCGATGCATACGCAGATTTGGAAAAACATTACGAAGGGGATTGTAAGTTTTTTCACACCTACAGCAAACTTGACTTCTACCGTCATCCACCATCTCTGGCGCTTGCGGTTTGCAAATGCATCTTGCATGGCAAACGCAGAACCCATCAATCCTCCCTAGCTATTCCAGCCCGTTTCCCAGTATAACTTGCCAAAGCTCAAACTTGGATCAACTCGTTTGCTAACAGAGGACCTATCCCCTCTCTCTAGCTTGGCTCGAAAGCGATAAAGATAATGCGTTTGGATGCGTTAAGCAGCTCTTTCTCCTGAAAAAGGCGCACCGCAACCTCAAGGTCCTGCTATCCATCGGCGGCTGGACTTGGTCTACAAATTTCGCCACTACTGCAGCTAGTGCCGCCGGTCGATCTACCTTTGCCAAGTCGGCAGTCACTCTTCTGAAAGACTGGGGCTTTGACGGTATCGATATCGACTGGGAGTACCCAGCTAGTGACGAAGATGCAGCCAATATGGTACTCCTCCTTCAGGCGGTTCGGAACGAGCTCGATGCCTACGCTTCTAAGCACGCACCAGGATATCACTTTCAGCTTACCATCGCCGCTCCAGCGGGTTCGAGTCATTATAACAAGCTACGCCTCGCAGATCTTGGCCGTATAGTCGATTACATCAATCTTATGGCTTACGACTATGCCGGATCCTGGAGCTCTGTAGCTGGTCACAGCGCTAATCTCTATGCAAACACAGATATTCCCCAGTCTACTCCATTCAATACTGATGATGCCGTCAAAGCCTACCTTGATGCCGGGGTACCTTCTCACAAACTCATCCTCGGCATGCCTGCGTATGGAAGATCCTTCATCGGTGCATCGGGTATGGGGGAACCGCACTCAGGCGTAGGCCTTCCCAACAAGGCGCTAGGTAGCTGGGAGGCTGGTGTCTGGGACTACAAAGCTTTATCCAAACAAGGTCTCGAAATAATGTACGATGGGAAGGCGCAAGCATACTACGGCAAGTATCAATCTGGCGGAGGCATCTGCTCGTACGATACTCCAGAAACTATCCAGAAAAAGGTGTCCTACTTGAAGCAGCGAGGCCTGGGAGGGGCTATGTTTTGGGAAGCATCAGGAGATGGGAGAGGACAAGAATCATTGGTGGGAACGAGCTTCAGATCTTTGGGAAATTTCGATCAAACAGAAAACTTGCTTGTTTATCCTGATTCAAGATACAAAAACATTGCTTCCGGCATGGAAGCGGGGGTATGATCTAGGGGGTAGTTGAGCGGCGGAATATATATATGGCTTAATGTGCAAAAGCTGCGACTTGATATCGAGTAATCTACATTGAGTGGGCTTCGAATGATGGAGACCCGTGCGTTTCGTTCCAATCCTGATCATCTTGCGTGGTACCTAGGGCTTGAAAGAGATTCACAACTTTCAAGCTACCGTGTTGGCTGAGCTGCAAATGGGGACAAGCTAAGGATTGTTGGCGGAATTTGGCTTTGTCGTCGGCAAATGTACCTCTTCTCAATGATTGACTCTTACATTAGGTACGAGACATTATCACTTTTGACAAGCGATCCCATCTAATTACCATGGTTTGGTAATTGGTAGAAAAATGAATGGCAGCTGCAGTACGACACATAGAATTAGCACACGTTCACCGATCTAGATGTTCGTGGATGGGGTAAGAAATAAACTTAAAGTCCGTCCAAGTGAATTTCATATGCAACCTTCAGTTTAGGGTACATACTCAATTGATAAGCGAATATAGCCTCGAGTTGATGTAGCGAAATTGGTAGGATAATTGTAGTGTATGAACTGAAGCAGAAGAATCTCATTTAATCAAGTTTTTGGGGGGAAAAGAATAATTAGAGGTATTTCATCCTACGAGCCAATCGCAGTTTCGAGGACGATAATTCAAAGTGTATGGTGAAAAGCTTTAAATAACTAGATAAGTACATAAGTTTCCTCTAATACTATCGAGAAAACTACAAAGGGGCCCAGTTCAGCACCAGGCGAAATGATGGGCATACCAGACATTTATTATTCAACCTGCAACCGGGAAGACGAGATGGTTGTACGTCCAAATGAGTCAGCCTCAAGTCAACATAGAATGTCATTTGGTGCAGCGCTGCGGCCAGCAGTACTATTAGGTAGCCATGCTGCTCTAAACCTCGCAGCTCGTCTACATGAACCAGCAATTCTCACACATCAACTTAATTTCTGGAGCCTGCTCCACACTCAAATGGACCAGTCCCCTTCGCGACGAACAGTCCGGTAGAATGACTCGTTTATAATAGCCAATACGCATGCCTACAAAGATCCTTACGTATATAGCAGTGCTCCTATGATTTGTGCTGTACCACCATCTCTAGCCACGCTAGTATCTGCTCATTGACCTTGGTAGGCGATTCCCATAGTACCCAGTGAGACGCATCCACCTCTCTGCGAGTCAGGTTTTCAAAGTATTGATCAATGCCTTCGGACATGCTTGACGGTAACACTTCGTCCCGGGTGACAGCTAGGAACAATGCCGGCATTGGGAATTTGAGGGGCTTCAGTAAGAGCCGTAACTCGTCGAGGTAGTTGTGAGCCCGTGTGCGATACCAGCGGAGTGGTCCTTCAAGTTTAGCCTGTCCTTGTAGAGAATATCTAGAGACGTAATAATCCATCTCAACGTTCGACAGCAACTGGGATTGGTTCAATTTGGGTAGATTGTGAAACAGGATGCCTTCTGCTGCATGGAAGCCAACTTCATTTTCTGGACTCTTCGCGCCAAACATTGCATTAAGAAATTGCCGGATCTTTGTTTCATCCGTTATCTCCTTATCAATCAGCGCGCCTTGGAACTGCAGCTGAtacctcaagctcttcataCCCTCGCGTTGCGTGACGTCATCGAGCGAACGATAGATGCGCGAGGGCGGGATGAACGGAGTGCCGACGCTAAAAATACCCTGGACCAGGTCGGGAAACCACAGAGCCATGCGCCAAACCACCGCGCCGCCCCAGTCGTGTCCGCCGAGGATGATTTTTTTTATCTTTGGCGACAAGATTTGCCAGGTCTCTGATGTCCTCGGCGATGCTCCTCAAGGCGTACGAGCTTGGCTGACTAGGGGCGCTGGTAAGGCCGAAACCAAGCATGTCTGGCGCGATGATCTGATATCCATGAGATTGCAGACAAGGGATCTGATACCGCCAGCCGAAGGCCAAATCAGGAAATCCATGCAGAAGGACAATTGTCGCGAGGGGTTCATTATCCGGGTCGGCTTTCATGTAATGGTAAGTTTTGTGGCGGATTGTTGCTGTGTGCCATGTCACTCTAGAATCCTCGATCCCAAGCTCGTCGACCATATTTTCAAGTCGGGTATTTGAAATGGCTGGATGAATCCGTAGAGAATGGGCTACAAGGACCAGCTATAACGTTGGCATTGAATATGCTCGGGTTGTAAGCCGATGCTTTAGAAACAGCCTTGCATCAATGCTGTCACTAGCAAAGCCCTCAATTTCGTCTCTTATAAGGTTTAGATCTAATCATATGAAGAAGGAATACGAGGCACGTCACGAAAGCGAAGAGGTGAAATCGACGGAGAGATGTATTCGGCCGTATTAGGCTGGAAGGTCATCAGAGGTCGCATTCGGACTATATTGTCACCATCAAAAAGTCGGAGAATACACTTGCAAGTTATAGTATGTCATATGCTATTAATCTCAAGTAAAGAACTTATCTTGCCCGACTCAACGGCCATTTCTGTCTTGTTTTCCCTTGATAGTCTTTCCATACCTCGCCTAACGACTTGGTTTGGCCGACAGAGCACTACAGAAGTCACTAATGCTTACATTCATTTTCTTGTTTTTGTCCTCCGCTCTTTAAACCCCTGCTTCACCACACGTTGTTGAAACTGGATTCAAATTACCCAAAGTCCATATTCAACCTTGCTGTGTGTCAACAGACGTGGAACTAGTCCCCTCATCGATACTGTACAGACAGGCAGACAGGCAGACATATGCGGCAACGACTGAGATAGAGGTCTATGGCAATGGTGCTAACGATGATGAGTCTTGAGGTAGTCGGTCACCATGTTTGTTGCTAtgcagaagaaaaggagaagacGCAGATAGCCAGGCTGCTGGATACGGGCTTCCCCGGCAGAAATCCGCCAGATGGCTAATCTTGAAACTTAACGTCATGCAACTCATTTTGGATTCGACTCGCCCCAGGACAAGCTCAAAAGACTACCAACCTCTTCTGGTGCGAGCGATGTCCTGGTGCACCTATACTAAGTCATGGATCGCACGGGCTTAACGTCGATTGAGAAACAAACACTGAAAGAACACGCCGATAGGATGATGGCTCAATGGGTCGCGCTCAGGGAGAATTTGAAGGTATGTACAATTCCAGGCAATGCTGGAGTACTGTGTAGTATGGCATCCAAACTTCAGAGCAACTCACAACCGTACGCTTTTAGGAAGCCGATAGGTCGACTGTATCTAAGTTTTGCTTATATCTTCAGATCTTGGCGCTAAGTCTATATCCTGATTACAATGCAAAAGAAGCTAGAGAGCTATTGGCACGAGATGAGATATCCATGCTGCGAACATTCTTTGAGAAAGATGACGGGCCGGATCCGGAATCAGTCGATCACGCGCAAGCCGACCACATAATAGCACTTGCGCATGGCTTATTTGAAGCGTCTggaggccaagaaagtgCCTTTTGGGATCAGTTCAACAACCAGTACTCATCTTTTAAGAATCAGAGCATATGTGGTTTCATGGTTGACGCTACGGGTATGAATTCCCTTGAAGAGGCCCATGCTGAACAGCTTTACCATGCGATATTGAAATCCAAGCTACTTCCGCCAAATGTAACCTTCAGCTTTACTATGTTTTCAGAAATTGTTCAGAATTGCCAGAATGTTATCAACCCAGAATGGCATCAGAGAGCTTTCAAGCGATCGAGCTGCGGGAAAGAGCCATGAATGTGCAGTTAAGGCTTGGTCCAAAATTCATCACCAAGCAAAGTGCGGCCGGAAATGATGTTTATGGGAAGCCAGGCCTATTATGGCATATTAGCCAATGGAAATAAAGCTAGGGAAGTAGAAGACCCCACTCTTGCAATGACCTTGAGAAGGGCTTGTAATGTGTGCATTGTATGTACATACAAATAACCCCGAGAAGCCATTCAGGAGCTATCAGCCAACATACAAATGTACTAGCGATATTACAGCACGGTGGCCTTTCTTTGCAAGACTTCCATGCACTCGTGAATGGCACTAGAACTACGATATATTGTTTCCCATGTTACAAATCCCTAGCGCACTTCGTTAAGACAGTCTTGTGTAGCTATGATGGTTGTCTCACTcagcttctccatcatcgTTGTCTGCACGTGCCTGTCCAAACTGATTCACCTATATACATATGTTGGAACTGTGCCGCACGTTGCCCTCATACTCTTCCTGCCATCGGTTCTCGTTCCAGACATATTGGTTATATGTCTGTCACGACTATTCCTGTCCCGGAAAAGGACCACCATCACTTACATAAGCCGTTTGTTAGGCTGCACTTTCTCGTATGTGGTAAACGTCTATAATTGCCTGTAATTGAATGCTTATGAACTATCAGGCTCATCCTGCTCGTCGCAACAGCTTTCCATGCAACATTCTATTACGAGACTGGCACCGAGGTTACGTGGACAAATGCACAGAGATATGTTCGCGATAAGGATGGCATCAGACTTTTGCTCAGTGGATCCAATTCCGCTATCGTCTGTGTAGTTCTCATTTTAGGTATCTCGTGGTTTTCCCAGACGTATCTGTACCAGTACGCTGGCAGGTCTCTGAGCATGCTTACGGCACCATTGTTTCGAGGTAAATATCCATGACTCCACATAGTCTCCCGCAAAAGCTAACTTATAGTTCTGAAAGCACCACAGCTCTGGAACATGTGCAAATGCAGTCGTGGTTGTCGCAGTGTCGAGGACGCGTATGACTATCAGAGCTTCATCAATTCCCAAACCGGTAACAGCCATGGAAAGGTCTATCTTGACCTACCGCCCCAGGCCAATACCGGGAGCTCGCGCAGATACCCCAAGATTCTGGCCCTGACC
This genomic interval from Fusarium oxysporum f. sp. lycopersici 4287 chromosome 3, whole genome shotgun sequence contains the following:
- a CDS encoding 42 kDa endochitinase precursor, which produces MAVLAIAIQSMLSVAEPNALQLYQREPSQSDVKYANMVYFVNWRTALYSRAMHTQIWKNITKGILFLLKKAHRNLKVLLSIGGWTWSTNFATTAASAAGRSTFAKSAVTLLKDWGFDGIDIDWEYPASDEDAANMVLLLQAVRNELDAYASKHAPGYHFQLTIAAPAGSSHYNKLRLADLGRIVDYINLMAYDYAGSWSSVAGHSANLYANTDIPQSTPFNTDDAVKAYLDAGVPSHKLILGMPAYGRSFIGASGMGEPHSGVGLPNKALGSWEAGVWDYKALSKQGLEIMYDGKAQAYYGKYQSGGGICSYDTPETIQKKVSYLKQRGLGGAMFWEASGDGRGQESLVGTSFRSLGNFDQTENLLVYPDSRYKNIASGMEAGV